Proteins found in one Brevibacillus brevis genomic segment:
- a CDS encoding peptide ABC transporter substrate-binding protein, translated as MKKGLAIATCLTLLFGVLAGCSNSSAPAEPTGSTTPAEATKTEPMVLKWSINSEPPSMDPGIAVDADSFDMIYAAFEGLTSYDLNGQLVNATAESFTNSPDYMNYTFKIRKDAKWSNGDPVTAHDFVYAIKRNLDPKTASEYAYQLYYIKGGEEYNTGKGKAEDVGVKAVDDYTVEFNLKAPTPFFRELTFFPTLFPLHQKTLEGNPKWANEAKTIVGNGPFIMDTWEHKSRIVFTKNPNYWDKDNVKLDRIEIAMIEDNNTAFSMFENGDIDWGGYPASTLPTDAIPTLKDAGKLMVADNPGTQSVVFNTNKPPFNNKKIRQAFAYAINRQEIIDNILQTGVPAAYGWVPTSMGLKPDGYFKEDQAKAKALLEEGMKELGLSTFPTVTYTFDTNDTNKKLAEALQDQWKKALGVNVKLYTAELKVYRDMRSQANFDMIRFQWGADFNDPINFLEMFRDKTGGNNHPDWENAKFKELIDKSYNEPDLDARKKILLEAETILMEEMPLAPINFRGSPYVKNDKVKDFIIFPLGGAYFKYTSVNP; from the coding sequence ATGAAAAAGGGACTGGCAATTGCAACCTGTCTTACCTTGCTTTTCGGGGTACTAGCGGGGTGCTCGAACTCTTCCGCACCTGCTGAACCCACTGGCTCCACTACACCTGCAGAAGCGACAAAAACAGAGCCCATGGTGTTAAAATGGAGCATTAACAGCGAGCCTCCTTCGATGGACCCTGGGATCGCCGTCGACGCGGATTCGTTTGACATGATTTACGCTGCCTTTGAAGGTTTGACCAGCTATGACCTGAATGGACAACTCGTCAATGCTACGGCTGAGAGCTTCACCAACTCGCCGGATTACATGAACTACACCTTCAAAATTCGCAAGGACGCCAAATGGAGCAACGGAGATCCTGTCACCGCCCATGATTTCGTCTATGCGATCAAGCGCAATCTCGATCCGAAAACAGCGTCCGAGTACGCCTATCAGCTTTACTACATTAAAGGAGGAGAGGAGTACAATACGGGGAAAGGCAAAGCAGAGGATGTAGGCGTCAAAGCTGTAGATGACTACACCGTCGAATTTAACCTAAAGGCCCCGACTCCGTTTTTCCGTGAACTAACCTTCTTCCCGACCCTCTTCCCGTTGCATCAAAAAACGCTGGAAGGAAACCCGAAATGGGCGAATGAAGCGAAAACCATCGTGGGAAATGGTCCCTTCATCATGGACACGTGGGAGCACAAAAGCAGAATCGTCTTTACGAAAAACCCGAACTACTGGGACAAAGACAACGTCAAGCTCGACCGGATTGAAATCGCTATGATCGAGGACAACAATACAGCGTTCTCGATGTTCGAAAATGGCGACATCGACTGGGGCGGCTATCCTGCCTCAACTCTTCCGACCGACGCAATCCCTACACTCAAAGATGCTGGCAAGCTGATGGTCGCGGATAATCCGGGCACGCAATCCGTTGTTTTTAATACAAACAAACCACCTTTCAATAACAAAAAAATTCGCCAAGCCTTCGCGTATGCCATCAACCGTCAGGAAATCATCGACAATATTTTGCAGACGGGTGTTCCAGCCGCCTATGGTTGGGTACCGACTTCCATGGGATTAAAGCCAGACGGCTACTTTAAAGAAGATCAGGCGAAAGCAAAAGCATTACTGGAAGAAGGTATGAAGGAGCTCGGACTCTCGACCTTCCCGACTGTTACCTACACCTTTGACACAAATGATACCAACAAAAAACTGGCAGAAGCCCTGCAAGATCAGTGGAAAAAGGCACTCGGTGTCAACGTGAAGCTGTACACGGCGGAGCTGAAGGTGTACCGGGACATGAGATCGCAAGCGAACTTTGACATGATCCGCTTCCAATGGGGCGCAGACTTCAATGACCCGATCAACTTCCTGGAGATGTTCCGTGATAAAACGGGCGGAAACAACCACCCGGATTGGGAAAATGCCAAGTTTAAAGAGCTGATCGATAAGAGTTACAACGAGCCTGATCTGGACGCGCGCAAAAAAATTCTGCTCGAAGCTGAGACGATTCTTATGGAAGAAATGCCGCTGGCTCCAATCAACTTCCGTGGAAGCCCTTATGTGAAAAACGACAAGGTGAAGGATTTCATCATCTTCCCGCTGGGCGGCGCTTACTTTAAGTACACCTCGGTTAATCCGTAG
- a CDS encoding L-cystine transporter produces the protein MSTLLIIVNIVLLLLFIAGLYAMQKKHISFSKRVFVGLGLGILFGLILQYVYGAKSDVLKSTIEWYNIVGKGYVKLLQMIVMPLVFISILSAFTKMKLTNNIGKISTLIIGLLVGTTAVAAAIGISTTLAFNLDGAQFQQGDAESARIEQVEQRLGDIENLSMPAKILELLPANPFLDLTGDRATSTIAVVIFSAIIGVAYLGVKRKNPEQAELFAKIVDAFHTITMRIVTLILRLTPYGVLAIMIRVAATSDYNAIWQLGKFVVASYVALIIMFIVHLLLLTFAGLNPITYVKKAFPVLTFAFTSRTSAGALPLNVKTQQSMGVPEGIANFAGSFGLSIGQNGCAGTYPAMLAVMVAPVAGIDPLTPSFILTLIAVVALSSFGVAGVGGGATFAALLVLSTMNLPIAIVGLLISVEPLIDMGRTALNVSGSMTSGLLTSRVTKELDTNAYHGTDQKTLTV, from the coding sequence ATGTCGACGTTATTGATCATCGTAAACATTGTTTTATTGCTCTTATTCATTGCTGGATTGTATGCCATGCAAAAGAAGCATATTTCTTTTTCCAAGCGGGTATTTGTCGGTCTCGGACTCGGGATTTTATTTGGACTCATTTTGCAATACGTATACGGAGCCAAATCGGATGTACTCAAATCCACTATCGAATGGTACAACATTGTAGGTAAAGGCTATGTGAAACTGCTTCAAATGATCGTAATGCCACTAGTATTCATCTCTATTTTATCGGCTTTTACCAAAATGAAACTAACCAATAACATTGGGAAAATCAGTACGCTGATTATCGGACTTTTGGTAGGGACGACTGCTGTCGCGGCAGCGATCGGGATTTCGACTACCTTGGCATTTAATCTCGACGGGGCACAATTCCAGCAAGGGGATGCGGAATCTGCTCGGATCGAACAGGTGGAGCAGCGCTTGGGTGATATCGAGAACTTGAGCATGCCGGCGAAAATCCTGGAACTGCTTCCAGCCAATCCTTTCCTCGACCTGACTGGAGACCGGGCGACTTCTACAATTGCTGTTGTGATTTTCTCCGCGATTATCGGTGTAGCATATTTAGGGGTAAAGCGCAAAAATCCGGAGCAAGCTGAATTGTTTGCGAAAATCGTCGATGCATTCCATACGATCACTATGCGTATCGTGACATTGATCTTGCGCCTGACGCCATATGGTGTACTGGCAATCATGATCAGAGTCGCAGCTACCAGCGATTACAATGCCATCTGGCAGCTGGGCAAGTTCGTTGTCGCATCGTATGTGGCGCTGATCATCATGTTTATCGTTCATTTGCTGCTGTTGACGTTTGCAGGATTGAATCCAATCACCTACGTGAAAAAAGCATTCCCTGTCCTGACGTTCGCCTTCACTTCGCGTACGAGCGCGGGCGCGTTGCCACTGAATGTAAAAACGCAGCAAAGCATGGGGGTTCCTGAGGGAATTGCCAACTTCGCAGGCTCCTTTGGACTCTCCATCGGACAAAACGGCTGCGCCGGTACGTATCCAGCCATGTTGGCTGTCATGGTAGCACCTGTCGCAGGAATTGATCCGTTGACACCATCGTTCATCCTGACACTGATCGCAGTTGTGGCGCTCAGCTCCTTCGGGGTTGCAGGCGTAGGTGGCGGGGCGACCTTTGCAGCACTGCTCGTCTTGTCCACGATGAATTTGCCAATTGCCATTGTCGGTCTGCTCATCTCCGTTGAGCCGTTGATTGACATGGGCCGCACAGCACTAAACGTAAGCGGCAGCATGACGTCCGGTCTCTTGACGAGCAGAGTGACAAAAGAGCTGGATACCAATGCTTACCACGGAACCGACCAAAAAACGCTGACTGTGTAA